The nucleotide sequence TGTGTTATTGGTGACGACCGTTAACACCAAGAGTCTCGGAGGTTCAGTTTCTAACTTTAGAAAACTTTCTTACAATTAGTTATCTACTCTTGCTGGTCTTTAAATGGGTGTTGCTTAATACAACAGGTACTCTTGCACTTACTACAATGTCCTCCTCACGTGTCTTTATGGACTGCGACGTCCAACCTACGGTCGACTACTTTAGCTggtaaatctatatatatttccatttttatatttaatctgTAGCTGCCTCATCCCATATCAATGAATGAATGGATCAAAATGTTACTACTCTGTCTTAGGTTGGGCTCTAACCCACAGAGTGCTGAGTTGGTTAATGCAGAAGTGGTCACTAAAAGGGAGACACTGACCATAGGAGAAATATTCTCCTACATCAGGGATGGATCTAATAAGGTACGAATTGATGTTCTTGGGCAGTGAAACTTTCAACagtcatttatttaaaattttgagtcTTATAGAGCTTTGCTGTGTAGGAGGCTTTTTTTGAGTGCACGGCTACGATTGATGATGTGGTCTATGGTTCAACCTGGTATTACATATCATGCAGTGGTTGCCATACTAAGGCTACGAAAGGCCCTACTTCTTTGATGTGTTCAAAATGTGGGAAAGTCAACATATCAGGAGTACCACAGTATTTATTCTAACTCATTGCTCAATTCTCAATAACAATTTGAATGGTATTAGCTTATTAATTTTTCATGGCAGGTACCGTGCACAGATATCTGTCTATGACAACAGTGAGCAAGCTGTTTTTGTTCTGCTTGGTGATGCTGGTTTTGAGTTAACCGGGAAGCATGCAGCCGAGTTAGTCAGCAGCTATTTTGAGGTAAGTTTCATCACTCGGAACTCTTAGTGTTGGTACTCTCAATATTGGTCTTCACGTAAGAATTGAATATTGATAATCTTGAATGTCAGGCTAATGGAGACCAAGGAGTTACTCAAGAGGTGCCTTTCCCGGAAGCTTTAATTAGCACTATCGGTCAGAAACATAACTTTTGTGTAAAGGTTACACAGCACAACTTAGATGGCAAGTCTCGATCTTTGACTGTGACCAAGATTCTCCCTATGGAATCTCCACCAGTCACAGAAGCTTCGGGAGGAAACTACAACCCGACAACCTCGGAGGACGGATTTGAGACTGGAACGAAGGTGTGTGCAGCTTCCAAACCCAGTGTGGATTCGGCAGAGGGAAGTAAGAGCAATGGTGACATTGATGAGATGGGCAAAGCAAAACGCCTTAAGCGTGGGGTTTAGATTTTACGTGTGTCGTAGCATGTCTTGCATGGGGTTACGTctgaagtttgtttttttttttttttctcactctGTTATTGACTTATGATCTCTTTCAGTTTCTCTAAAGTTTTTTATAAACTCTGAATGCTTATGTTTTGATAATCATTGTTCTACTTTTTAAGGCTTATAACTCTGTTTCTTTAGGTGTTTTGAAATATAACTTTGTGACAAATACCGAATATGAAAATCAGTTTTTAacgaactatttttttttttttgaaaaatgtctGTAAAGAAAGCAACATTTTAGGAAAAAAGGAGGTTTTCAAGTGCATATTTTACTTTGGATAAAAACGTGTTTACCAATCTACATAATTACTCTACTTTCCATAAAATTGTTGAAGGCATAAATTTAGTATCGTTTATGGAAAAAGAACCAATCAAGTAATCAAGCAATATCTAAACCATATCAAACACGATTTTTTAAATCGAGAATATATCTTCTCATTTTTAAATCAACCAAGTAATGCGATTTACCTAAATCATATCAAACACGTATTATTTCTCCCGTAACTCTCCCCTTAGGCTGCTGCCCGGTGAACCAAGATTTATTTTTCCGTTTTGAAGCATCCCCTTAAGCTGCTGCAACCAAGCTTCCTATTTCCCATCTTTAATCAACGCTAGACTCAACCTACTGTGGAAGgtaagaatttttaaataaaccaaGAATATACAAATCTTAATCCATCAATCTAACTGGTAATCAGTTTCATTATAAGGATAGAAATATATAAGGAATGGAGCAGCCACCTCTTCCACCCCCTTCGCAAACTGCAGGTAAACAAATCTATAATCATCCTAAGAATCGCTTTATAGGGATGTATGTAGCTAGATATATTAATTGTATTTCTTAGGCCATAAACCAAGATATACATACATATTGACACAAAAGATTAATCAAAAGTTAAACGTagcttaaaaataaatatttatatagtatatatatatcctatttAAACTTTTGATTTTTCACAAGATATAAACTGAGattcaagaaaaagaagaagatttctTTAActatgtttaatttaattattgc is from Brassica napus cultivar Da-Ae chromosome A4, Da-Ae, whole genome shotgun sequence and encodes:
- the LOC106369506 gene encoding uncharacterized protein LOC106369506; this encodes MAIKPNGKSPVTTDHDDKIMLFRDVTPGPHETQLRFRLIHFWEAWNPIKKTLIGIEMLLIDEQGSVIQGFISPSRIERHLSEMKPGSLYKLNNFYGSSNKTMYRVSDHAVTVSFSWNSELSVLEDSPTPFDEDRFRFHSFEEFQAGCDRKGDLYDVLGHMKLINGQCLTGTPVLDEVEIARARHVLVHVQSYDGPVVKLYLWDQAARDFCKKFKSAEGTPTVLLVTTVNTKSLGGTLALTTMSSSRVFMDCDVQPTVDYFSWLGSNPQSAELVNAEVVTKRETLTIGEIFSYIRDGSNKEAFFECTATIDDVVYGSTWYYISCSGCHTKATKGPTSLMCSKCGKVNISGVPQYRAQISVYDNSEQAVFVLLGDAGFELTGKHAAELVSSYFEANGDQGVTQEVPFPEALISTIGQKHNFCVKVTQHNLDGKSRSLTVTKILPMESPPVTEASGGNYNPTTSEDGFETGTKVCAASKPSVDSAEGSKSNGDIDEMGKAKRLKRGV